The Rhodoluna lacicola genome includes the window AAAGCAGGCCGAGGCATACCGTGCCGTTTCACTTCTTCTTCGTCGTCCACCAGGCCGTGAGGCTTACCCAGGTGACGTGTTCTACCTACACTCACGTCTACTAGAGCGCTGTGCGAAGTTGAACGATGAACTTGGTGGCGGTTCGATGACTGGTCTGCCAATCATTGAGACAAAGGCAAACGACGTTTCTGCATACATTCCAACCAACGTGATTTCTATCACCGATGGTCAGATCTTCCTGCAGTCAGACTTGTTCAACTCAAACCAGCGCCCTGCGATTGACGTAGGTATCTCGGTTTCACGTGTTGGTGGTGCGGCTCAGGTTAAGGGAATCAAGGGCGTTTCAGGAACCCTGAAGCTTGAACTTGCTCAGTACCGCGCACTTGAGGCGTTCGCAATGTTCGCGTCTGACCTAGATGCAGCATCACGTCAGCAGCTAGCTCGCGGTGCACGTTTGATGGAATTGCTAAAGCAGCCTCAGTACTCTCCATACCCAGTCGAGGAACAGACCGTTTCTATCTGGGCGGGTACCACCGGAAAGCTTGATGAAGTTCCAGTTGAAGACGTGCTTCGTTTTGAAGCTGAACTTCTAGAGCACCTACGCCGTAACACCAAGGTGCTAACCACCATTCGCGAGACCAGCAAGCTGGAGAGCGACACCGTGGCGGAGCTTGAGAAGGAAGTTACAAAGTTCAAGAAGAGCTTTGCCACCAAGGGCGGAACCCCGCTTCCTTCAAACGGCACCGAAGCTCTTGAAGAAGAAGACGTAAACCAGGAAAAAATCGTGAAGGGTAAGAAGAAGTAATTCTTCTTTTCATCACGAAACTAACCACCCAGATATAGAGAGCGAGGAGAGAACATGGGAGCGCAACTTCGCGTCTACAGACAGAAAATTAAGTCTGCACAGACCACCAAGAAGATCACTCGTGCCATGGAGTTGATCTCCGCTTCGCGCATCAACAAAGCTCAGCAGCGCGTAGCAGCATCAACCCCTTACTCGCGTGCGGTGACTCGTGCGGTTTCAGCGGTTGCAACATTCTCAAATGTTGATCACCCGCTAACCACCGAGCCAGCCCGCATTGACCGCGCAGCAGTAGTGATTTTCACTTCTGACCGTGGTCTAGCCGGTGCTTTCTCATCAAACGTCCTCAAGGAAGCAGAGCAGCTAACTAACCTACTCAAGGAGCAGGGTAAGGAAGTTGTTTACTACCTAGTTGGTCGCAAGGCCGTTGCTTACTTTGGTTTCCGTCGTCGTGCATTCACCCGAAGCTGGATTGGTGGAACAGATCTTCCTCAATTTGGCACCGCAAAAGAAATTGCCGATGCAGTTGTTGAAGCATTCAACACCGATTACAAAGACGGTGGTGTGGATGAAATCCACTTGGTTTCGAACCGTTTTATCTCGATGATTGCCCAGGTCCCAGAAGTAGTTCGTTTGCTTCCGCTGGAAATTGTTGAGGGTGTTGAAGCGCCTGCCGATTCACAGGTTTACCCGCTTTACGAATTTGAGCCAGATGTAAACAAGGTGCTAGACGCACTGCTACCGGTTTACATCGAGAGCCGTATTTACAATGCAATGCTGCAGTCTGCAGCGTCTGAGCACGCTGCTCGTCAAAAGGCAATGAAGTCAGCTACTGACAATGCCGACAAGCTGATCAAGAACTACACACGCCTGTCAAACGCAGCGCGTCAGTCAGAAATTACGCAACAGATTTCCGAAATTGTTGGTGGTGCAGACGCTTTGTCTACCGCCGGCAACGAGGACTAAGAGAAAGAAAGAGAAATGGCCGAGACCAAGAACAAGGCTGGAGTAGGGCGCATTGCACGCGTTACTGGTCCAGTTGTTGACATCGAGTTCCCGCACGATGCCATCCCTGCTATCTACAACGCTCTGACCACAGAGCTAGACGTAGCGGGCGAGAAGACCACTCTTACTCTTGAGGTTGCACAGCACCTCGGAGATGACCTAGTGCGCGCAATTGCATTGAAGCCAACCGATGGTTTGGTTCGCGGTGCAGAGGTTGCTGACACAGGCGCTCCTATCTCAGTACCTGTTGGTGACGTCACCAAGGGTCACGTATTCAACGTGACCGGTGAAGTTCTAAACGCCAAGCCAGGCGAGAAGATCGAAGTTAAGGAAACTTGGTCGATTCACCGCCAGCCACCTGCGTTCGACCAGCTTGAGTCAAAGACCACCATGTTTGAGACCGGTATCAAGGTCATTGACCTTCTTACTCCTTACGTACAGGGTGGAAAAATTGGTCTATTCGGTGGTGCCGGTGTTGGTAAGACCGTTTTGATCCAGGAAATGATTTACCGCGTGGCAGAAAACCACGACGGTGTATCGGTGTTTGCCGGTGTGGGTGAGCGTACTCGTGAGGGTAACGACCTAATCGACGAAATGACCGAGTCAGGCGTTATCGACAAGACCGCTTTGGTCTTTGGTCAGATGGATGAGCCACCTGGCACCCGTCTTCGCGTTGCTCTTTCAGCGTTGACCATGGCGGAGTACTTCCGCGATGTTCAAAAGCAGGACGTGCTGTTGTTCATCGACAACATCTTCCGCTTTACTCAGGCAGGTTCTGAGGTATCGACCCTTCTAGGTCGTATGCCATCTGCCGTGGGATACCAGCCAAACTTGGCCGATGAGATGGGTCTGCTCCAGGAGCGCATCACCTCAACCCGTGGTCACTCGATTACCTCGCTGCAGGCGATTTACGTTCCTGCCGACGACTACACCGACCCAGCCCCGGCAACCACCTTTGCTCACTTGGATGCAACTACCGAGCTATCTCGTGACATTGCGTCTCAGGGTCTATACCCTGCGGTGGACCCACTAACCTCGACCTCGCGCATCTTGGACCCTCGCTACATCAGCAAGGACCACTACGAGACCGCAACTCGAGTCAAGTCAATTCTTCAGAAGAACAAGGAACTTCAGGAAATCATCGCGATTCTTGGTGTTGAAGAACTTTCTGAAGAAGACAAGATCACCGTTTCACGCGCTCGTCGTATTCAGCGTTTCCTTTCACAGAACACCTACATGGCTACCAAGTTCACTGGTGTTCCAGGTTCAACCGTGCCACTGAAGGACACCATCGAAGGCTTCGCGGCTATTGCTCGCGGTGACTTCGACCACGTTGGTGAGCAGGCGTTCTTCAACCTTGGTGACATCAACGATGTTCTAAAGGAATGGGACAAGATCCAGAAGGAATCAGGTAAGTAATAATGGCCACCCTTCGCGTTGAACTAGTAGCTGCCGACCAGGCCGTATGGACTGGCGAAGCCAAGATGGTTATTGCAAAGACCGTCGAAGGTGAGATCGGTTTGCTACCGGGTCACGAACCAATGCTCGCCATTCTTGGCGCAGGT containing:
- the atpD gene encoding F0F1 ATP synthase subunit beta encodes the protein MAETKNKAGVGRIARVTGPVVDIEFPHDAIPAIYNALTTELDVAGEKTTLTLEVAQHLGDDLVRAIALKPTDGLVRGAEVADTGAPISVPVGDVTKGHVFNVTGEVLNAKPGEKIEVKETWSIHRQPPAFDQLESKTTMFETGIKVIDLLTPYVQGGKIGLFGGAGVGKTVLIQEMIYRVAENHDGVSVFAGVGERTREGNDLIDEMTESGVIDKTALVFGQMDEPPGTRLRVALSALTMAEYFRDVQKQDVLLFIDNIFRFTQAGSEVSTLLGRMPSAVGYQPNLADEMGLLQERITSTRGHSITSLQAIYVPADDYTDPAPATTFAHLDATTELSRDIASQGLYPAVDPLTSTSRILDPRYISKDHYETATRVKSILQKNKELQEIIAILGVEELSEEDKITVSRARRIQRFLSQNTYMATKFTGVPGSTVPLKDTIEGFAAIARGDFDHVGEQAFFNLGDINDVLKEWDKIQKESGK
- a CDS encoding F0F1 ATP synthase subunit gamma, which produces MGAQLRVYRQKIKSAQTTKKITRAMELISASRINKAQQRVAASTPYSRAVTRAVSAVATFSNVDHPLTTEPARIDRAAVVIFTSDRGLAGAFSSNVLKEAEQLTNLLKEQGKEVVYYLVGRKAVAYFGFRRRAFTRSWIGGTDLPQFGTAKEIADAVVEAFNTDYKDGGVDEIHLVSNRFISMIAQVPEVVRLLPLEIVEGVEAPADSQVYPLYEFEPDVNKVLDALLPVYIESRIYNAMLQSAASEHAARQKAMKSATDNADKLIKNYTRLSNAARQSEITQQISEIVGGADALSTAGNED
- a CDS encoding F0F1 ATP synthase subunit epsilon; amino-acid sequence: MATLRVELVAADQAVWTGEAKMVIAKTVEGEIGLLPGHEPMLAILGAGEVRITLEDGNVIKANAEDGFLSVENNVVAIVARNAALV